One window from the genome of Spirosoma rhododendri encodes:
- a CDS encoding O-antigen ligase family protein — protein MAITKGGVPVAGALIALPPAIAYVLLCIMRPVVGMWTYIHCSFFINGLGRLLETEAPFGLMIDGLLLLTLLGMWLSTDRPEARPPGTVNTAVFYLVLAWFLYTLLELLNPETRSREAWFYAVRGVSLYWIQVVVIVLRLMNERAQIDRFVRVWLGWSIVAALWGFKQQYVGLVHGEIMWLESGAKKTHVLFGHLRSFSFYSDAGQFGAAMAHVALFAILKALEEPKLIRKAIYGGLALFYFWGFAIAGSRGPLFVLAVGIIMYLFLKKNVVILTIGIVIGGGAFGLLKYTTVGQGNYQVQRIRSALDPNDPSLQVRLENQQKLGAYLKTRPLGGGIGSGGDWGRRFSPGTFLAETALDSWYVKIWVESGVVGLSLHLLTLIGMGIIGFIQVARLRDPTLKSTMIGLYCGFVGVAAASYGNQVFGQSPSNTVLYVSIALFATCYRFDSPPTPADSPVGHPVYTR, from the coding sequence GTGGCGATCACCAAGGGCGGTGTTCCGGTAGCGGGTGCCCTGATCGCACTGCCCCCGGCCATTGCCTACGTGCTGCTTTGCATCATGCGGCCCGTGGTGGGGATGTGGACATACATCCATTGCAGCTTTTTCATCAACGGCCTGGGTCGTCTGCTCGAAACGGAAGCCCCTTTCGGACTGATGATCGACGGGCTGCTGCTACTGACCCTGCTCGGTATGTGGCTCTCAACCGACCGACCCGAAGCCCGCCCGCCGGGAACGGTCAACACGGCCGTATTTTACCTGGTGCTGGCCTGGTTTCTGTACACCCTGCTCGAATTGCTGAACCCCGAAACCCGCAGCCGCGAAGCCTGGTTTTACGCCGTTCGCGGGGTATCGCTCTATTGGATTCAGGTGGTCGTGATCGTGCTGCGGCTGATGAACGAACGCGCCCAGATCGACCGGTTCGTCCGGGTGTGGCTGGGCTGGTCAATCGTAGCGGCCCTGTGGGGATTTAAGCAGCAGTACGTCGGTCTGGTACACGGCGAAATTATGTGGCTGGAAAGCGGGGCTAAAAAGACCCACGTGCTGTTTGGTCACCTCCGCAGCTTTTCGTTCTATTCCGACGCCGGGCAGTTTGGCGCGGCCATGGCCCACGTCGCCCTGTTTGCCATCCTGAAAGCCCTCGAAGAACCGAAGCTGATCCGCAAGGCGATCTACGGCGGGCTGGCCCTGTTCTACTTCTGGGGGTTTGCCATCGCCGGTAGCCGGGGGCCGCTGTTTGTACTGGCGGTGGGCATCATCATGTACCTGTTTCTGAAGAAAAACGTCGTCATCCTGACCATCGGCATTGTCATTGGCGGGGGCGCGTTTGGCCTGTTGAAGTACACGACCGTCGGGCAGGGCAACTACCAGGTACAGCGGATCCGGTCGGCCCTCGACCCCAACGACCCGTCGCTTCAGGTACGGCTGGAAAATCAGCAGAAGCTGGGTGCTTACCTCAAAACCCGACCACTGGGCGGAGGTATCGGCTCCGGGGGCGACTGGGGGCGACGTTTCTCGCCCGGCACCTTTCTGGCGGAAACCGCCCTCGACAGCTGGTACGTAAAAATATGGGTCGAGTCGGGCGTGGTGGGACTGTCCCTGCATCTACTGACGCTGATAGGCATGGGCATCATCGGATTCATTCAGGTAGCCCGCCTTCGCGACCCGACCCTCAAATCGACCATGATCGGGTTGTACTGCGGCTTCGTGGGCGTGGCAGCCGCCAGTTATGGCAATCAGGTTTTTGGTCAGTCGCCATCCAATACCGTTCTGTACGTCAGCATCGCGCTGTTCGCTACCTGCTACCGATTCGACTCACCGCCGACTCCCGCAGATTCACCGGTTGGTCATCCCGTTTATACGCGCTAA
- a CDS encoding S9 family peptidase, translated as MPLASWAQGTLADYQRAERLNGAFQNKVCDAPERVQWQADGRSFWYAKRTANGNEFVRVEVAGQAKRPAFDQARLAQSLGAVTGKPMGAYQLPVDGVTLEAGEVSFKIKDSTFTCSLDTYACRLREVAKPAGSRYWGESDGEREEGRLVPSPDGKQVAYIRNHNVYVRPATGSTPETALSSDGSAGDYYSGRIMWSPDSKRLAATRIHPDDPHKLYLIESSPTDQLQPRLQSRTYRKPGDALPLRTPVLFSLDGKSPVAVPAALVDNQYNVTTPQWRKDGRAFTFEYNQRGHQRYTVFEMNTAGAMKSLIEESSPTFIQYSGKNYRYDVSDGRELIWASERDGWNHLYLYDGTGRLKNQITKGPWVVRKVLHVDEANRTILFEGSGREAGQDPYLIQLYRVNFDGSGLTALTRENANHRLFFSPDYQYVVDCYSRVDTPQKTVLRQTNTGKVLMDLETADINPLLATGWQMPEVFSSVGRDGKTDIWGIIVRPSNFDPAKTYPVIEYIYAGPHDSFVPKNFVTDSRGSLHEMAELGFIVVQIDGMGTANRSKAFQDVCWKDLKDSGFPDRMAWLRAAAKRYPYMDLNRVGIWGNSAGGQSSAGALLHHPDFYKVAVSSSGCHDNRMDKMWWNEQWMGYPVGPHYAESSNVTDAHKLQGKLLLILGELDDNVDPSSTYQFINALIKANKNFDFLMVPGMGHSLGGDYGEHKRRDFFVKHLLNVEPPAWTWAQQITVPKP; from the coding sequence TTGCCATTAGCCAGCTGGGCGCAGGGGACGTTGGCGGATTATCAGCGGGCGGAACGGCTGAACGGAGCGTTTCAAAACAAGGTCTGCGATGCGCCGGAGCGGGTGCAGTGGCAGGCGGATGGGCGCTCGTTCTGGTACGCGAAACGGACAGCTAACGGTAACGAGTTTGTGCGGGTCGAGGTGGCGGGGCAGGCGAAACGCCCGGCTTTCGATCAGGCGCGGCTGGCGCAGTCGCTAGGGGCGGTGACGGGTAAGCCGATGGGGGCGTATCAGTTGCCGGTCGATGGGGTGACGCTGGAAGCGGGGGAAGTGTCGTTTAAGATCAAGGATTCGACGTTTACCTGCTCGCTCGATACCTACGCGTGTCGGCTGCGCGAGGTGGCTAAACCGGCGGGGTCGCGGTACTGGGGCGAGTCGGATGGGGAGCGGGAGGAAGGGCGGCTGGTGCCGTCGCCGGACGGGAAGCAGGTCGCCTATATCAGAAATCACAATGTCTACGTGCGGCCCGCGACGGGGTCGACTCCAGAGACGGCTTTGAGCAGCGACGGGTCGGCGGGGGATTACTATTCGGGCCGGATTATGTGGTCGCCCGACTCGAAACGGCTGGCCGCTACCCGAATTCACCCCGATGATCCGCATAAGCTGTATTTGATCGAGTCGTCGCCCACCGATCAGTTGCAGCCCAGGCTACAGTCGCGCACGTACCGGAAGCCCGGCGATGCGCTGCCGCTGCGTACGCCCGTGCTGTTTAGCCTCGATGGCAAGTCGCCCGTAGCTGTACCGGCCGCGCTGGTCGACAATCAGTACAACGTCACGACGCCCCAATGGCGGAAAGACGGCCGGGCGTTTACGTTTGAGTACAACCAACGCGGGCATCAACGATACACGGTTTTCGAGATGAACACCGCCGGGGCTATGAAGTCGCTGATCGAGGAAAGCAGCCCGACGTTTATCCAGTACAGCGGCAAAAACTATCGCTACGACGTGTCCGACGGGCGCGAGCTGATCTGGGCGTCGGAGCGCGACGGCTGGAATCACCTGTACCTGTACGACGGGACGGGGCGGCTGAAAAATCAGATCACGAAGGGGCCGTGGGTGGTGCGGAAGGTGCTGCACGTCGACGAGGCCAACCGCACGATTCTGTTCGAGGGCAGCGGGCGCGAAGCCGGGCAGGACCCGTACCTGATTCAACTGTACCGGGTCAATTTCGACGGTTCCGGCCTGACGGCACTCACCCGTGAGAACGCCAACCACCGCCTGTTTTTCTCGCCCGACTATCAGTACGTGGTCGACTGCTATTCGCGGGTCGATACGCCCCAGAAGACGGTGCTGCGGCAGACCAACACGGGTAAGGTGCTGATGGACCTGGAAACTGCCGATATTAACCCGCTGCTGGCAACGGGCTGGCAGATGCCCGAAGTATTCTCATCGGTCGGGCGCGACGGCAAAACCGACATCTGGGGTATCATCGTCCGCCCGTCGAACTTTGACCCGGCGAAAACGTATCCGGTGATCGAGTACATCTACGCCGGGCCACACGATTCGTTTGTGCCGAAAAACTTCGTCACCGACTCGCGTGGATCGCTGCACGAAATGGCTGAACTGGGCTTTATTGTGGTGCAGATCGACGGGATGGGCACGGCCAACCGCTCGAAGGCGTTTCAGGATGTGTGCTGGAAAGATCTCAAAGACAGCGGCTTTCCTGACCGCATGGCGTGGCTGCGCGCTGCCGCCAAACGCTACCCGTACATGGACCTGAACCGGGTCGGTATCTGGGGTAACTCGGCGGGTGGGCAGAGTTCGGCGGGGGCGTTGCTGCACCACCCGGACTTCTACAAAGTGGCCGTGTCGTCGTCGGGTTGCCACGACAATCGGATGGACAAAATGTGGTGGAACGAGCAGTGGATGGGCTACCCCGTTGGCCCGCACTACGCCGAATCGTCTAACGTCACCGACGCCCACAAGTTGCAGGGTAAGCTGCTGCTGATTCTGGGTGAGCTGGACGATAACGTTGATCCGTCGTCGACGTACCAGTTTATCAACGCGCTGATTAAAGCCAATAAAAACTTCGATTTCCTGATGGTGCCGGGCATGGGGCATTCGCTGGGCGGGGATTACGGCGAACACAAACGGCGCGACTTTTTCGTCAAACACCTGCTGAACGTCGAGCCGCCCGCCTGGACCTGGGCACAACAGATCACGGTACCGAAGCCATAG
- a CDS encoding glycosyltransferase family 2 protein — MTNGYPLVSIVTLNYNQLAVTCALLQSIQTLTYPCIEVLVADNQSAEDPTGAIAALNYPNTRVIVNPANLGFAGGNNAAIRQAQGDYILLLNNDTEVVPDLIEQLLAPFASDPSIGITAPKIRYYQSPDTLQYAGYTAMNPYTGQAWAIGNQQPDRGQYDRPGLTHFAHGAAMMVRRDVIEQVGLMYDDYFLYYEELDWCWQISKAGYGIYYQPTALVYHKESVTVGKSSPLKVYYQTRNRILFIRRNMPWRAQAVFGLYYALLAFPKNLLHYALTGQRDRLRAFWRGTVWHLTHPVHRATPSSAQFDLTLQRDHANWN, encoded by the coding sequence ATGACAAACGGCTACCCACTCGTGTCGATTGTGACGCTCAACTACAATCAGCTGGCCGTGACCTGCGCGTTGTTGCAGTCGATTCAAACGCTTACTTATCCCTGTATCGAGGTGCTGGTTGCCGACAACCAATCGGCCGAAGACCCCACCGGGGCGATTGCCGCGCTGAACTACCCGAATACCCGCGTCATCGTCAATCCGGCGAATCTGGGGTTTGCGGGTGGCAACAACGCAGCCATCCGGCAGGCACAGGGCGACTATATTCTGCTACTTAACAACGATACGGAGGTCGTGCCTGATCTGATCGAGCAGTTACTGGCACCGTTTGCCAGCGACCCATCTATCGGTATTACGGCCCCTAAAATCCGGTACTACCAGTCGCCGGATACGCTTCAGTACGCGGGCTACACCGCCATGAACCCGTATACGGGGCAGGCGTGGGCGATTGGCAATCAACAACCCGACCGGGGGCAGTATGACCGACCCGGCCTGACGCACTTCGCCCACGGAGCCGCCATGATGGTTCGGCGGGACGTAATCGAGCAGGTCGGACTGATGTACGACGACTATTTTTTGTACTACGAAGAGCTTGACTGGTGCTGGCAAATCAGCAAGGCCGGTTACGGCATCTACTACCAGCCAACGGCGCTCGTCTACCACAAGGAGTCGGTAACGGTGGGCAAAAGCAGCCCGCTCAAAGTCTACTACCAGACGCGCAACCGTATTCTGTTTATCCGCCGAAACATGCCCTGGCGGGCGCAGGCGGTTTTTGGTCTGTACTACGCGCTACTGGCGTTTCCCAAGAATCTGCTGCATTACGCGCTGACGGGGCAACGGGATCGGCTGCGCGCCTTCTGGCGGGGCACGGTCTGGCACCTGACGCACCCCGTACACCGCGCCACACCATCTTCCGCTCAGTTCGATCTTACTCTACAGCGCGACCATGCGAATTGGAATTGA
- a CDS encoding glycosyltransferase family 4 protein: protein MRIGIEAQRLFRANKHGMDFVALELIHALQDIDTENDYFIFVRPDIDEQCLRLRGRFTLVKLTALNYIHWEQVVLPLAIRQYRLDVLHCTANTAPFLTGTPLVLTLHDVLFMNRNAEMNTATIYQRLGNVYRTFLVPWLIRRGQPVITVSHFASSQIKEELRLPDARISVLYNGVSPKFLVPSEEEQHLQARLRYKLPARYFLFLGSADPRKNMINVLRAYLAYRNRDTTISLVVSGKNPAFLRQHFTPDECGQIQAHCHFIGYIHDEDLPSLYAMADVFLFPSISEGFGLPIIEAMASGTPVITGNRTAMPEVAGSAALLVDPHRPQAITDAMHQLTTNALLRQNLIRRGQAWATRFSWPETAQQLLTVYRQFDPAQTQPARHAQTTPFL, encoded by the coding sequence ATGCGAATTGGAATTGAAGCTCAACGGCTGTTTCGAGCCAACAAACACGGTATGGACTTCGTGGCTCTGGAGCTGATCCATGCCTTGCAGGACATCGATACCGAGAACGACTACTTTATCTTCGTCCGGCCCGACATCGACGAGCAGTGCCTGCGGCTGCGCGGCCGGTTTACGCTGGTTAAGCTGACGGCTCTCAACTACATTCACTGGGAACAGGTCGTGCTACCGCTGGCCATACGCCAGTACCGGCTCGACGTGCTGCACTGCACGGCCAATACGGCTCCGTTTCTTACGGGTACGCCCCTGGTGCTGACGCTGCACGATGTGCTGTTTATGAATCGCAACGCCGAGATGAATACGGCTACGATCTACCAACGTCTGGGCAACGTGTACCGCACGTTTCTGGTCCCCTGGCTGATTCGTCGGGGCCAGCCTGTCATCACAGTGTCGCACTTTGCCAGCAGTCAGATCAAGGAAGAACTACGCCTGCCCGATGCCCGTATCAGCGTGCTTTACAATGGGGTAAGCCCCAAATTTCTCGTCCCATCGGAGGAGGAGCAGCACCTTCAGGCCCGGCTGCGGTACAAGCTTCCGGCCCGGTATTTTCTGTTTCTGGGCAGTGCCGATCCCCGCAAGAACATGATAAACGTGCTGCGGGCTTACCTGGCTTACCGGAACCGTGATACCACCATCAGCCTGGTTGTCAGCGGAAAAAATCCCGCTTTCCTCCGGCAGCACTTCACCCCCGACGAGTGCGGGCAGATTCAGGCTCACTGCCACTTCATCGGCTACATTCACGACGAAGACCTGCCCAGCCTGTATGCCATGGCCGATGTGTTTCTGTTTCCATCGATCAGCGAGGGGTTTGGCCTGCCTATCATCGAGGCCATGGCCAGCGGTACGCCGGTCATCACAGGTAACCGGACGGCGATGCCTGAAGTAGCAGGATCGGCGGCTCTGCTGGTCGATCCGCACCGGCCACAGGCCATTACCGACGCCATGCATCAACTGACGACCAATGCGTTGTTGCGGCAAAATCTCATCCGACGCGGTCAGGCGTGGGCAACCCGCTTCTCTTGGCCGGAAACGGCTCAGCAACTGTTGACCGTCTACCGACAGTTTGACCCGGCTCAGACACAGCCCGCCCGCCACGCTCAGACAACTCCCTTTCTCTAG
- a CDS encoding glycosyltransferase family 2 protein, giving the protein MFILNLLLVVLLGYTGFVTVYLFIFAAAGRLRSRPAPLSPDATRIRRMAVLIPAYREDGVILESARQGLAQTYPTDAFDIIVIADSLQRSTVDALRQIPVQVVEVSFDQSTKAKALNAALQQLPDRYDVGVVLDADNLMAPDVLHQINAAFGQGWSVVQGHRVAKNTNTSVAVLDAISEEINNHIFRQGHRALGLSAALIGSGMAFDYSLLKDLMPSVQAVGGFDKEIEMRLLSRGVQFGYLPDALVYDEKVQSEAVFERQRTRWIAAQIKYLKLNAGPGIKALFTGNIDYADKVFQTVLPPRILLLGTLAMGALVGALFGSPILLVGAGGQLLLLLLTFYLSAPRELARKIGPAELLKLPLLFGRFIKSIYRMKTARNQFLHTPHGAEPVSKL; this is encoded by the coding sequence ATGTTTATTCTCAATCTACTTCTCGTCGTACTGCTGGGCTATACTGGCTTTGTAACGGTCTACCTGTTCATCTTCGCAGCGGCTGGTCGGCTGCGCTCCCGCCCCGCCCCGCTATCGCCCGACGCCACCCGCATCCGGCGGATGGCCGTACTGATTCCCGCCTATCGCGAAGACGGCGTCATTCTGGAATCGGCCCGGCAGGGTCTGGCCCAGACGTACCCCACCGACGCCTTCGACATCATCGTCATCGCCGACTCGTTGCAGCGTAGCACAGTCGACGCCCTGCGCCAGATACCGGTTCAGGTAGTGGAGGTGTCTTTTGACCAGTCGACAAAAGCCAAAGCCCTGAATGCAGCCCTACAGCAGCTTCCCGACCGCTACGACGTGGGAGTCGTGCTGGATGCCGACAATCTGATGGCTCCCGATGTGTTGCATCAGATCAATGCGGCCTTTGGTCAGGGCTGGTCTGTGGTACAGGGGCATCGGGTGGCTAAAAACACTAACACAAGTGTGGCCGTGCTGGATGCTATCAGCGAAGAAATCAACAACCACATTTTCCGGCAGGGCCACCGCGCGCTTGGCCTGTCGGCGGCTCTGATCGGATCGGGTATGGCCTTCGACTATTCGCTGCTGAAAGACCTGATGCCGTCGGTGCAGGCCGTGGGCGGCTTCGACAAGGAGATCGAGATGCGGCTGCTCAGTCGGGGCGTTCAGTTTGGGTACCTGCCCGACGCGCTGGTGTACGACGAGAAAGTGCAGAGTGAAGCCGTTTTCGAGCGGCAGCGCACCCGCTGGATCGCGGCTCAGATCAAGTACCTGAAACTGAATGCCGGGCCGGGTATAAAGGCTCTGTTTACCGGCAACATCGACTATGCCGATAAGGTATTCCAGACAGTGCTGCCCCCCCGAATTCTGCTGTTGGGCACGCTGGCAATGGGTGCGCTGGTCGGTGCGCTGTTCGGCAGTCCGATTTTGCTGGTCGGTGCGGGCGGACAACTGCTGCTACTACTGCTGACCTTCTATCTCTCGGCCCCGAGGGAACTGGCCCGAAAAATTGGCCCCGCCGAACTGCTCAAACTACCGCTACTGTTCGGCCGGTTCATCAAGTCGATCTACCGCATGAAAACGGCCCGCAACCAATTTCTGCATACGCCCCACGGTGCTGAACCCGTCAGCAAGCTGTAA
- a CDS encoding sugar transferase produces MSPYLERTMHTAFRVLYVDDSYAQISALRCLLHNEVKLSVAESAADALHQLTESYFIDLVVINETTMGRQLLDIINLCRMEQGFATMLLVDESTTDFNVQERGQPTVDIFPVDFDPDIVQKRVRYFIQKKAYRSQQPISDDLTKSTIPFGKRLFDIVLSATILLALTPLMLVVTLLIRLDSRGPIFYKSRRIGMGYRPFFMYKFRTMRTGADSMIQSMASQNMYSKARPAESRSEDRCERCLLQGSACQNPLFQDGKQVCERQYLDEQRNQATFMKFKADPRVTRLGKFLRNASIDELPQLVNILRGDMSFVGNRPLPPYEAEKLTQDDRVQRFAAPAGLTGLWQVTKRGRAGVSDQERMDLDAEYAQTYSLKTDLMILIRTSWALFQKENV; encoded by the coding sequence ATGTCTCCCTACCTAGAAAGAACCATGCACACCGCTTTCCGCGTGCTATACGTAGATGATTCGTATGCCCAGATCAGCGCCCTTCGGTGCCTGCTGCACAACGAAGTGAAATTGAGCGTGGCAGAGAGTGCAGCCGACGCTCTGCACCAGTTAACCGAGTCGTACTTCATCGATTTAGTCGTTATCAACGAAACAACGATGGGACGGCAGCTACTGGACATTATCAACCTCTGCCGGATGGAACAGGGGTTTGCCACAATGCTGCTCGTTGACGAGTCGACAACGGACTTCAACGTGCAGGAACGCGGGCAGCCAACGGTCGATATCTTCCCCGTTGATTTTGACCCGGATATCGTGCAGAAAAGGGTCCGTTACTTTATCCAGAAAAAAGCATACCGCAGCCAGCAACCGATCAGCGACGACCTGACCAAAAGTACCATTCCCTTCGGGAAACGACTGTTCGACATCGTACTGTCGGCAACGATTCTGCTGGCATTGACACCGCTGATGCTGGTTGTAACGCTGCTGATTCGACTGGATTCGCGCGGCCCCATTTTTTACAAATCCCGGCGTATTGGTATGGGGTACCGGCCTTTCTTCATGTATAAATTTCGGACGATGCGCACTGGGGCCGACTCGATGATTCAGAGTATGGCGTCGCAGAACATGTACAGCAAAGCCCGACCTGCCGAGTCGCGCAGTGAAGACCGGTGTGAGCGGTGCCTGCTACAGGGAAGCGCCTGCCAGAATCCGCTGTTTCAGGATGGCAAACAGGTATGCGAACGGCAGTACCTCGATGAGCAGCGCAATCAGGCGACGTTCATGAAGTTCAAGGCTGACCCGAGGGTCACGCGGCTGGGCAAATTCCTGCGGAACGCCAGTATCGATGAACTGCCCCAGCTGGTCAACATCCTGCGGGGGGATATGTCGTTTGTCGGGAACCGCCCGCTGCCACCCTACGAGGCCGAAAAGCTGACGCAGGACGACCGCGTTCAGCGGTTCGCGGCCCCCGCCGGGCTGACCGGGCTCTGGCAGGTAACCAAACGGGGCCGGGCCGGTGTGTCTGATCAGGAGCGGATGGACCTCGACGCCGAGTACGCCCAGACATATTCGCTCAAAACGGACCTGATGATTCTGATTCGCACGTCGTGGGCTTTGTTTCAGAAGGAGAACGTATGA
- a CDS encoding right-handed parallel beta-helix repeat-containing protein translates to MALLVTAGSAFGQAGCGCDYLIDKAGVYNNSKLGIKPGQTVCVKAGRYDYLRFNGFVGTASQPIRFVNCGGQVQVGVDAYYSGIQFNTSRYFVLSGSGDPATPYGFKLDRSNQSASGVSIGGLSSDCEVEQVEVAYAGFAGFMVKTDPSCDSATWRSNFEMRNVRLHDNYIHDTGGEGMYLGHSYYTGVTVTCDGTQKTVYPHLIYGLHVYNNRIERTAAEGLQYGCAPDAQVHHNTLAYTGISPFANYQNNGLQIGGGGGGDCYSNQIAHVAGIGLIIIGHLGDNRIYNNVIYDTSMDGIFCDDRAGSLANTNMLFANNTIHHTGRDGIRLYNQNNTNVLINNAVTRFNAKGDQGGRAFTFMQGATATLSTNVTAATINAAYYVNDSTNFRPAAGSPLIRAGTNISNWGITTDLPGENRADGSNYDVGAYKYIPIASARRSALSVTNSPAELLVFPSPTSTTITCKLSSELVISHLSVYSQQGVRVANIRTHQPVNSLTYSADQLPTGVYTVVVRDTNHQVYYGRFVRM, encoded by the coding sequence TTGGCGTTGCTCGTCACAGCGGGTTCGGCCTTCGGGCAGGCGGGTTGTGGCTGCGATTATCTGATCGACAAAGCCGGTGTCTACAACAACAGTAAACTCGGTATCAAACCCGGCCAAACTGTTTGCGTGAAGGCCGGACGCTACGACTACCTGCGCTTCAACGGCTTCGTCGGTACGGCCAGCCAGCCGATCCGATTTGTCAACTGCGGGGGTCAGGTTCAGGTGGGTGTTGATGCGTACTACTCTGGCATCCAATTCAATACGAGCCGCTATTTCGTCCTGTCCGGCTCCGGTGATCCGGCAACGCCGTACGGGTTCAAACTGGATCGCTCCAATCAGTCGGCATCGGGTGTCAGCATCGGCGGGCTGAGTTCCGACTGCGAAGTGGAGCAGGTGGAAGTGGCCTACGCCGGATTTGCCGGATTTATGGTTAAAACGGATCCCAGCTGCGACTCGGCGACATGGCGGTCAAATTTCGAGATGCGCAATGTGAGGCTGCACGACAACTACATTCACGATACCGGCGGGGAAGGCATGTACCTCGGCCACTCCTACTACACGGGCGTGACCGTCACCTGCGACGGTACCCAGAAAACGGTATACCCTCACCTTATATACGGGCTGCACGTGTACAACAACCGTATCGAACGTACGGCAGCCGAAGGGTTGCAGTACGGATGTGCGCCCGATGCGCAGGTTCACCATAACACACTGGCCTACACGGGCATTTCTCCCTTTGCAAACTACCAGAACAACGGGCTGCAAATTGGCGGAGGGGGCGGTGGCGACTGCTACAGCAATCAGATTGCTCACGTCGCGGGTATCGGCCTGATCATAATCGGGCACCTGGGCGACAACCGTATCTACAATAACGTAATCTACGACACCAGCATGGATGGTATTTTCTGCGACGACCGGGCGGGATCGCTGGCCAATACCAACATGCTCTTCGCCAACAACACCATCCATCACACGGGGCGTGACGGTATCCGGCTGTACAACCAGAACAACACCAACGTACTTATCAACAATGCCGTCACGCGGTTCAATGCCAAAGGCGATCAGGGCGGCCGGGCGTTCACGTTTATGCAGGGCGCCACGGCAACGCTGTCGACAAACGTTACGGCAGCAACCATAAACGCTGCCTACTACGTCAACGACTCAACCAATTTTCGACCCGCAGCAGGCTCCCCACTCATCAGAGCCGGTACGAACATCAGCAACTGGGGTATAACGACTGATCTACCGGGTGAAAACCGCGCGGATGGGAGTAACTACGACGTAGGCGCGTACAAGTATATACCGATAGCGAGCGCCCGCCGATCGGCTTTATCGGTAACGAACTCCCCTGCCGAACTGCTTGTCTTCCCCTCGCCTACCAGCACGACCATTACCTGCAAACTCTCTTCGGAGCTAGTTATCAGCCACTTGTCTGTTTACTCACAGCAGGGCGTTCGGGTTGCGAACATTCGTACGCATCAGCCCGTAAACAGCCTGACGTATTCAGCCGACCAATTACCAACGGGCGTGTACACCGTCGTCGTTCGCGATACCAATCATCAGGTGTATTACGGCCGCTTCGTCAGGATGTAG
- a CDS encoding DUF3820 family protein yields the protein MHTDSPNGDPQLLLELLRYPMPFGKHKGQLIRSLPVAYLEWFAQKGFPPGKLGQLLQTMYEIRINGLDYLLNELEKR from the coding sequence ATGCACACCGACTCCCCCAACGGCGACCCGCAACTTCTGCTTGAGCTACTACGCTACCCAATGCCGTTCGGCAAGCACAAGGGTCAATTGATCCGGTCGTTGCCCGTCGCCTATCTGGAATGGTTCGCCCAGAAAGGTTTCCCGCCGGGCAAGTTGGGCCAGCTTCTGCAAACCATGTACGAAATCCGCATTAACGGCCTCGACTACCTGCTCAACGAGTTAGAGAAGCGGTAG
- a CDS encoding response regulator: MRKLYHMLYIDDDTYIRQIVRHTMGSEFNVTLFSNAVEAFDWLEQGNFPDIILTDLNMPGLNGMEFISLVKTSSLYRVIPIYVLSSSCDSELKIKCLTLGADDFVSKPFDPLFVKAKIDALMRLLDQRRSVRAGLNHDRTEARQ; this comes from the coding sequence ATGAGGAAACTATATCACATGTTGTACATCGATGACGACACGTACATCCGTCAAATTGTTCGGCATACGATGGGTAGTGAGTTCAACGTGACCCTATTCAGTAATGCCGTAGAAGCGTTCGATTGGTTGGAGCAGGGAAATTTCCCCGATATAATCCTGACGGATCTGAACATGCCGGGCCTCAATGGGATGGAGTTCATCAGCCTCGTCAAAACCAGTTCGCTCTACCGGGTAATCCCGATTTACGTGCTGTCGTCATCCTGCGATAGTGAGTTAAAAATAAAGTGTCTGACATTGGGTGCCGACGACTTCGTCAGCAAACCGTTCGATCCGTTGTTTGTCAAGGCCAAGATAGACGCGTTGATGCGACTACTGGATCAGCGCCGTAGCGTTCGGGCTGGCCTGAATCATGACCGTACCGAAGCGCGTCAATAA